gattggaattcagcgttgtcccgtttaggcgagagtcaaggcaattctatcttatgagcttccaccattgtttcataatttgcaagtcaagtatggtcgccaccattaggctgatccataccataccaaacacttacaaactacttatcatgcaaggttaaacggtgcgaaattgctaatgaacgttcctccattagggaggattactcactaaaacaaacgcggtgtaaaacccacaatggagatcgaatatcttaataataaagctcattatttaaagagagttgtattttctttgattctctttatttaatctatttattttaaatatatatttatttaaaatttccaatttagaatgaaaaattctaaatataaattttaatttaatatttataaattttacttagatggatatgaaaataacatgaattatttccatcttagtaataatttccaataaatatttagaagaatattcaatttaagttgttacaaaattaatttaaattaatttacaactcaaatttaattttctataaatatatattgcattttgaaaaattaaagtatttaagaatacaattttcgaaaatgcatgttaaaataaaaaattaatcctggaaaaaatattctaatttaatgttggccaaaaattaattaataaaattaatttacaacaaaaaatataattttcctatttaattaaatatataagaaaattttcaaatatttaagtatgatgatgaaaatcaacttaaatattaattttctatttaattaaatacaatagaaaaatacttcaagcaaaaatatcatctatctagattttcctttgactaattaattcaatttctaataatatactttaattaaatttattttaaattaatcaataaatgaaaaattcatgatttaagttgatccaagaattaattaaaataaataattaatttacaacttaatctatttttcaagatagattcaaaatcatcttgcattatgaaatgcaatttcaaaaattgattaataaaataatcaaaaatatattttacttcatttattttaattaatcattaaatgaaaaaaattattgatttaagttggtccaaaattaaaataaataatttacaactttaatctatttttcaaataaaattcgaaattccaacatttaagaaatgcaatttcgaaatttaattaataaaataaagaaaaaatatattttgaaaattatttaaatttagttgaaaaaataaatttcaactaaaaataattttctatttaattaagtgtcaagaaaaagaaatatttaagtatcatgatgaaaatcaacttagatatttaattttcaaattaattaaatatattaaattcaagaaataaataattaagtgtagagaaggcttgtTTTTGTTTCAGCATATGAAcaccatattctattaccttaggaaaaaaggtaaatattCTTCCGCTGTGACATTGAATTCGAGGACAGCTGATTGTCTCTTTGATGATTACATCCAAGCTTTGTACcacaaatataacaaagccaAGTCAATGAAGACTAAGATGTCACACATTCACGCTGCCCACCCAATAGCGCATTACATTTGCGGTTTGCGCATTCCGTGTTCTAAGCCTTGGTATGAAGCCGATCATGTGTTATTCATCATCAATCTAAGGAGGGAAAGTCATTGGGTGTTTGGTCGTCTTGACTTGAATGAAGGGATTCTGTTTCTGTATAATTCTTTGAGGACTGCGAAAATGAATGTTGCAGCTAGGAATGCCATGAAGGCTTATTCTGTGTTGCTGTCTTTGTTTTTTGATCTACTTGGTTTCTGGAAGAATAGGTCACATGCTACTGCTTTAGGTTCTGACCCTACAGCTCCTTTAAGAATCGTGGAGATTAGTGGTCTGCCGTCTCAGCAGAAAAAGTGagtgtttcttttaagtttattttatgttgttttttagttgctaaactgtttatattttttttgtttttatagtGATTGCAGAGCATATGTTGCTACATTTGCCGAGTTCTTTATCCACGGAAAGGATGTTCCTGCGGAGTTTGATATCGAAGTTTATCGTACTCGGCTTGCTGCACTTTTCTTCTCATATGGCCAAAGGAAAATTGATGAAAGCATTGATAGCGAGGATGAGAAGCAAAGCAAGTCTTCTAAGGcttctaaattaaaaaaataggatcttttatttttgtgactATTTTGTGTTGTTGGTTGAATCTATTATCAGACAATAGTTAGTGTTATTTGTTGAATATAGGTATTATATTTGGTTTTATACTCTGGATCTGGTTTAAAACTTTTAGGATACTTGACATTTAGTCCTTATAATATGTTTATTGTATAGGTTTGTATCAGCAAAAGTTGTATGTTTTTCTAATTGTTCAAGTTTTTATATACAGTCGCACAACTATAGAGAAACTATTATCCAACTGAATACAAACAACGTACttatatttctaaattgtgctatgaatgtatttttattcTCTGTTTTTTGCTCCTTTTTCCTTTATTTAGttatgttttatcaattctTACCTGACTGCTTTTAAAACTGTAAAGAAGAAGTTATTCATGTACTTAATATTTACGAAGTGTCGCAACTGTAAAAAAACGATGTTGCAactattaaaaaattgtttcaaatttcatataaatgaaatcccatgtatttagaaaataacatatcaacctgtttgaatttgcacacagaattaaacaattcaaatatttcatatgtatctattttattgcttgattgttgcatgtctttcgATTGTGTCCGTGTTGACCACATTTGTTgcacctgttatgttttttagtatcccattcagataaaaaccttcgtttccttcgtcttccagatcttattttctagtttggtggcagaacaatgatatcttttatgttttgtggcacatcccatgttttgtgattgtgtaccggatatgttgagccgctgtatgtttcaagccatgttcTTGTGGTGTAATAACCTGAACAGTAGTTGTAAACattcaagttcatctcttttataacAGCAAGTGCATGAGCACACGGTAACTCGTCAAGTTGGAATTGGTTGCAACTGCATGTTTTCTCCTTGAGGTTGATGACCCATGATGTGGTTAGTTCTACGACTTCGAACATGGTCTCGTTTATTGGTTTTACCTGCAGATtaagtaaatttataaaattgttattatGTATAACAACGGAAAACAAAATATCAAGAAACTATAatgcaactaaaatattaaacagattattacattttctgtcaatgagtCCACAAAGTTGTTCACTAATTTCTTCTCTGTTGTAGGTGTTAAAAATGTTTTTGTTTTCTGTGCTTTTTTCCTGTTTGTGTATGTCGATTGTTGTATCAAAgctctcaatgactccatcagtgttgtgattggtagctctctagctgctaagtttgctgcatttagagattcagcaatgtttgaagtcatagttgaatacctg
This Cannabis sativa cultivar Pink pepper isolate KNU-18-1 chromosome 6, ASM2916894v1, whole genome shotgun sequence DNA region includes the following protein-coding sequences:
- the LOC115695070 gene encoding uncharacterized protein LOC115695070, which translates into the protein MESLRALIQQSTYTNRKKAQKTKTFLTPTTEKKLVNNFVDSLTENVKPINETMFEVVELTTSWVINLKEKTCSCNQFQLDELPCAHALAVIKEMNLNVYNYCSVLKAVSWIIVSL